A section of the Salvelinus fontinalis isolate EN_2023a chromosome 33, ASM2944872v1, whole genome shotgun sequence genome encodes:
- the LOC129832405 gene encoding uncharacterized protein C19orf47 homolog isoform X3, whose protein sequence is MLMDLTKEIMMDLGITVIGDIIAILKHAKQVYRQDMCKMATQAITSGQSSVQTELRRAANTPATRMIANALSHDSPPTTPAHHPDNRAISVTVSNKQAKSGKAVLSRPADEGNGLPAKRRRVTAEMEGKYIINMPKGTTARTARILAQQAKKGNKRMSVFERLGAESKADTTTGGSKATGVFSRLGRADGAEEEPGTAGRADVDGAEEEEEEEEDDSDGEGSVLQYAGVLKRLPPSQKKEPVAPKLAPTTLRRLGVKFKLPPTDSPSSSSSPDGLPPAKLSVLQRLGKPNASPPPADTQDSRVTSTRNKARPGLALASPKVSSSTRAGGGESFGAQMDVGSVNVFKRLGSKRT, encoded by the exons ATGCTGATGGACCTCACTAAGGAGATCATGATGGACCTGGGCATCACTGTCATCGGTGACATTATTGCCATCCTCAAACACGCCAAACAGGTCTACCGACAG gACATGTGCAAAATGGCCACACAGGCCATAACCTCAGGACAGTCCAGCGTTCAGACCGAACTCCGAAGAGCTGCCAACACCC CCGCCACACGTATGATTGCCAACGCCTTGAGCCACGACTCACCGCCAACCACACCAGCCCATCACCCTGACAACCGGGCAATCTCTGTGACCGTGTCGAACAAACAGGCCAAGAGTGGCAAAGCAG tgCTGAGCCGGCCTGCTGACGAGGGGAACGGTCTGCCGGCGAAGCGTCGCCGCGTGACTGCAGAGATGGAAGGCAAGTACATCATCAACATGCCCAAAGGCACCACGGCACGCACCGCCCGAATCCTGGCCCAGCAGGCCAAGAAAG GGAACAAGCGGATGTCTGTGTTTGAGCGACTGGGAGCCGAGTCCAAAGCAGATACCACCACGGGCGGCAGCAAG GCCACGGGTGTGTTCAGTCGTCTGGGCCGAGCAGACGGAGCGGAGGAGGAGCCGGGAACAGCAGGAAGGGCTGATGTAGAcggagcagaggaggaggaggaggaggaggaggatgatagtGATGGAGAGGGTTCGGTCCTACAGTACGCTGGCGTCCTAAAgcgactccctccctcccagaagaAAGAGCCTGTGGCCCCCAAGCTGGCCCCCACCACCCTCCGCCGCCTAGGAGTGAAGTTCAAACTCCCCCCTACtgactctccctcctcctcttcctcccccgaTGGCCTCCCCCCTGCCAAGCTCAGTGTGCTTCAGAGACTGGGTAAACCAAATGCCTCCCCACCGCCCGCCGACACCCAGGACAGCCGCGTGACCAGCACCAGAAATAAGGCCCGGCCAGGCCTGGCCCTGGCCAGCCCTAAAGTCAGCAGCAGCACCAGGGCTGGAGGAGGGGAGAGTTTTGGGGCTCAGATGGACGTAGGGTCAGTCAATGTCTTTAAGAGACTGGGCAGCAAGAGGACCTAA
- the LOC129832405 gene encoding uncharacterized protein C19orf47 homolog isoform X2: MASVTTATSEWIQFFKDAGIPAGLAVNYALSFVDNRIQKTMLMDLTKEIMMDLGITVIGDIIAILKHAKQVYRQDMCKMATQAITSGQSSVQTELRRAANTPATRMIANALSHDSPPTTPAHHPDNRAISVTVSNKQAKSGKAVLSRPADEGNGLPAKRRRVTAEMEGNKRMSVFERLGAESKADTTTGGSKATGVFSRLGRADGAEEEPGTAGRADVDGAEEEEEEEEDDSDGEGSVLQYAGVLKRLPPSQKKEPVAPKLAPTTLRRLGVKFKLPPTDSPSSSSSPDGLPPAKLSVLQRLGKPNASPPPADTQDSRVTSTRNKARPGLALASPKVSSSTRAGGGESFGAQMDVGSVNVFKRLGSKRT, from the exons gatccAGAAGACCATGCTGATGGACCTCACTAAGGAGATCATGATGGACCTGGGCATCACTGTCATCGGTGACATTATTGCCATCCTCAAACACGCCAAACAGGTCTACCGACAG gACATGTGCAAAATGGCCACACAGGCCATAACCTCAGGACAGTCCAGCGTTCAGACCGAACTCCGAAGAGCTGCCAACACCC CCGCCACACGTATGATTGCCAACGCCTTGAGCCACGACTCACCGCCAACCACACCAGCCCATCACCCTGACAACCGGGCAATCTCTGTGACCGTGTCGAACAAACAGGCCAAGAGTGGCAAAGCAG tgCTGAGCCGGCCTGCTGACGAGGGGAACGGTCTGCCGGCGAAGCGTCGCCGCGTGACTGCAGAGATGGAAG GGAACAAGCGGATGTCTGTGTTTGAGCGACTGGGAGCCGAGTCCAAAGCAGATACCACCACGGGCGGCAGCAAG GCCACGGGTGTGTTCAGTCGTCTGGGCCGAGCAGACGGAGCGGAGGAGGAGCCGGGAACAGCAGGAAGGGCTGATGTAGAcggagcagaggaggaggaggaggaggaggaggatgatagtGATGGAGAGGGTTCGGTCCTACAGTACGCTGGCGTCCTAAAgcgactccctccctcccagaagaAAGAGCCTGTGGCCCCCAAGCTGGCCCCCACCACCCTCCGCCGCCTAGGAGTGAAGTTCAAACTCCCCCCTACtgactctccctcctcctcttcctcccccgaTGGCCTCCCCCCTGCCAAGCTCAGTGTGCTTCAGAGACTGGGTAAACCAAATGCCTCCCCACCGCCCGCCGACACCCAGGACAGCCGCGTGACCAGCACCAGAAATAAGGCCCGGCCAGGCCTGGCCCTGGCCAGCCCTAAAGTCAGCAGCAGCACCAGGGCTGGAGGAGGGGAGAGTTTTGGGGCTCAGATGGACGTAGGGTCAGTCAATGTCTTTAAGAGACTGGGCAGCAAGAGGACCTAA